Within the Arthrobacter sp. V1I7 genome, the region AAGTCCGGGTTGGTCATATGGGTGCCTGAGGGGCGGCCCGGGTAGTGGCCTTCCTGGTGTTCGCGGATCGTGGCAAAGATGCCGTTGTCCACCACGAGGGCGATGAACTTCGCGCTATGGCCCATGGCCGTGGCCATTTCCTGGCCGTTCATCAGAAAGCAGCCGTCCCCGGCCACGGAGATCACCTGGCGGCCGGGGTACGCGAGGGAGGCGGCCACCGCCGCCGGGATCCCCATGCCCATGGCACCGTTCCGGGGCGCGGCGAGTGAGTTTGCCGTGTTGTGCTTGAGGTAGCGGGCCGGCCACAGCGAGTGGTTCCCTGCCCCGTAGGTGATGACGGCGTCGTCGTCCATTTCCTGTTTGAGGATTTCCATTACGACGGCGAGGTCCACATATTTTGAGTCCACTTCGTTCCCGCTGTCCGGCTGCGCCGTGGAGAACTTTTCGTAGTCCGCGCGGGCCCCCGCCAGCCAGCCGGCCGCGGGTTCCACCGTGGAGTCCGTGACGGCGAGTGCCTTGGCGAAGGACGCGACGTGGGCCGGAATGTGCTGGTCCAGCCGGCCGAAGTGGCCCAGCAGGTCCGCGTCGGGGTTGACCACCACGGTGGCGGCATCCAGTCCGCGCTTGTAGCCGTCGGAGAGGACGTCGGCGCGGACGCAGCCGACAAACACCAGCAGATCGGCTTCGTCGAGCCGGCGGGCGTTGGCGTCGCTGCGGGCGTAGCCCAGATATCCGGCGTAGGAGTCACTGCTGTGCGGGACGGCGTCGTAGGCGCGGAAATCCGCGAGTACGGGGACGCCGTGGCGGGACGCCCAGCCGGCCAGCGCGTCGGAGGAGTCCTGGTCCCAGCCTTCGCCGCCGACCACGATCAGGGGCTTCCTGGCCGAGGCGAGCTTGGTCTCGAGGCCGGCGAGGTCCGCCGCTGCGGGTTCGGTGCGGGCGACGGTGCGGGGCTCCACGGTGCCCGATTCGATGGCGTGGACCAGCACGTCTTCGGGAAGGCCGATCACCACCGGGCCCGGGCGGCCGCTCAGTGCGGTGAAGATGGCGTCATCCACCACGCGGGCCGCGGAGGCTGCGTCGTCGAGCGTCACGACCTTCTTCGCCGTGCTGCCGAACCAGGCGTTGATGTCGAATTCCTGGAACGACTCCCGGCCGCGGTCCGCGACCGGGATGAGGCCGACGAACAGGATCATCGGGGTGGCGTCCTGGTGCGCGGTGTGGATGGCAATGAAGGCGTTGGCGGCGCCGGGACCCCGGGTCACCATGGCGACGCCGGGGAGCTCCGTGAGCCGGCCTTCAGCGAGGGCCATGAACCCGGCGCCGCCTTCGTGGCGGGTCACCACAGTTTCAATTGAGGAATCGTGCAGGCCGTCCAGCACGTCCAGGAAGCTTTCGCCGGGGACGCCGTAGACGCGCTGGATGCCGGCTCGTTCCAGCTGGGCAACGATCAGGTGCCCTGCGGTGGTTGTGGTGCTCAATGCTTCATTCCCTCTTCTTCGATGCTGAGTGCGGGGAGGAGGATGCCGGACAGCGCCGTCAGCACGGACACGACCAGCAGGATGATGGCACCCGGCCAGAACGAGTTGCCGTTGGCGGCCACGAGGGCCGTGGCGATCAGCGGCACGAAGCCCGAGATGACGCCGGCGCTGTTGGACGTGATGGCGACGCCGGTGTAGCGGACCTTCGTGGCGAAGAGCGCGGTGAGGGCCGTTCCGGACACGGCGTACGGGATGGACAGCGTAGACACGCCGACGATCATGGCCAGGACCACCAGGACGGGGTTGGCGGTGTCGATGGCCAGGAAGACGGGTACTGCGATGGCGGCTGATGCGACGCCACCCCAGAGGATGACTTTGCTGGCTCCGAACTTCTCGCCCATGCGTCCGGCCCAGATCAGGACGAAGATTTCCACCACGGCGGCCAGGAGCGAGCCGAGCAGGAGGGTTTCGTAGGGCATCTTGAGGATCCTGGTGCCGTAGAAGACCACGAAGCTGGTGATGAGGTAGAAACCGCCGATCCCAAGCAGCGCCGAGCACATGCCCACCAGGATCTGGCGCCAGCTCTTCGTCAGCACGCCGCGGATGGGTGCGTGCTCGGTCTCGCCGGACTCCATGAGCGCTTCGAATTCAGGAGACTCGCTGAGCTTGCTGCGGATCCACATGGAGACGGCCAGCAACGGCAGCGCCGCGATGAACGGGATGCGCCAGCCCCACGCGTCGAAGTTGGTCTGGCCCACGAGGTACAGCATTCCGAAGAAGCCGCCCGAGGACAGGATGGTGCCGATCGGGGACCCGATCTGCGGCAGGGCCGCATAGCGGGCGCGCTTGGCAACGGGGGCGTTTTCGACGGCGATGATCACCGCGCCGCTCCACTCGCCGCCGACGGCGAGTCCCTGCAGGATCCGCAGCGCGACCAGCAGGATAGGTGCTGCTACGCCGATGGTCATGTAGTTGGGCAGCAGACCGATCAGGCCGGTCACGATGCCGATGCCGACGATGGTGACCATCAGGATCTTCTTGCGGCCGATTTTGTCACCCAGGGATCCGAAGATGAAGCCGCCGATCGGGCGGGCCACGAATCCCACCGCCAGCGTGGCGAA harbors:
- a CDS encoding thiamine pyrophosphate-dependent enzyme gives rise to the protein MSTTTTAGHLIVAQLERAGIQRVYGVPGESFLDVLDGLHDSSIETVVTRHEGGAGFMALAEGRLTELPGVAMVTRGPGAANAFIAIHTAHQDATPMILFVGLIPVADRGRESFQEFDINAWFGSTAKKVVTLDDAASAARVVDDAIFTALSGRPGPVVIGLPEDVLVHAIESGTVEPRTVARTEPAAADLAGLETKLASARKPLIVVGGEGWDQDSSDALAGWASRHGVPVLADFRAYDAVPHSSDSYAGYLGYARSDANARRLDEADLLVFVGCVRADVLSDGYKRGLDAATVVVNPDADLLGHFGRLDQHIPAHVASFAKALAVTDSTVEPAAGWLAGARADYEKFSTAQPDSGNEVDSKYVDLAVVMEILKQEMDDDAVITYGAGNHSLWPARYLKHNTANSLAAPRNGAMGMGIPAAVAASLAYPGRQVISVAGDGCFLMNGQEMATAMGHSAKFIALVVDNGIFATIREHQEGHYPGRPSGTHMTNPDFAALARSYGGYGERVEKAEDFGAAFRRAVESGLPAVLHLPQDPATRSPKTSSN
- a CDS encoding MFS transporter, whose protein sequence is MARSASNATTIATPQTSGVVDESVAKKVALAALVGTALEWYDFFLFTTAAALVFNAQYFVSQDPFVSAMSSFATLAVGFVARPIGGFIFGSLGDKIGRKKILMVTIVGIGIVTGLIGLLPNYMTIGVAAPILLVALRILQGLAVGGEWSGAVIIAVENAPVAKRARYAALPQIGSPIGTILSSGGFFGMLYLVGQTNFDAWGWRIPFIAALPLLAVSMWIRSKLSESPEFEALMESGETEHAPIRGVLTKSWRQILVGMCSALLGIGGFYLITSFVVFYGTRILKMPYETLLLGSLLAAVVEIFVLIWAGRMGEKFGASKVILWGGVASAAIAVPVFLAIDTANPVLVVLAMIVGVSTLSIPYAVSGTALTALFATKVRYTGVAITSNSAGVISGFVPLIATALVAANGNSFWPGAIILLVVSVLTALSGILLPALSIEEEGMKH